The following proteins are encoded in a genomic region of Flammeovirga pectinis:
- a CDS encoding CHAT domain-containing protein encodes MTSLFKCCLIVLLVCVCNLSVNAFDNYIESFKNRGDGFTVEEIKRLTEQGDLNAAKSMSLNWLHQEEKVHGSGTIHSNIPLIVLGRICLIRQEFEESLVYFQRAVDILDKTTGWLYPDYAVALNHLATVYLRLGEIEKPKKILNEVASIHEKTIDANNIDQSYYLFNLGLGAMNEGEFDKAEEYFLSAKEISLIVSFRRVIDRNFREIDIFLSHLYTRTYRQKEAIDLLKALLVDMEKDNCEKSGNYSRALLALGIAYKVDGKYDLAIASFKKAEKLVKFQTNEQHLAYAWIMREMANLLMLQTDYKDAEKLLLTSISIYKLNKNEEARYVNTLVDLANVYLETGRYKEAEDLLAKGNEVLGEKKEHNYYLQNTIARLAIIHGQFVEAEIALTENIDLMRQNNQRYLRDFTTSALDLVELNIYLGRTEKAENTIKRGLSFLEMIHQEGSLNYIDVITTRAYLYSVQGKGKLSLKDLLSAQNYLLDKFGKDHLSNGDLNGFLAYYYGNLGDNEKAEEYYQEALRVFKAKVTPQAVHYIRVQKFYADFLVKNKKYDEAIALYKSTYKNTLPGTLITSTLEAAIAYVYALKGEWKLAEELIIKGVKNRFDFYDNTLAYSSTQEKEQYLHKTSDVFDTFYAILNLEGNNASKSMIENCYNLQIRYRDFFLEQTKQRSNHLIKYREDRLKQGFPSYTNYMINFRGRVASLNYFSKEQREELGVDPFKIIDRINTLEKSLVYAADAYTNTVTTTKLTTWREIKSKLQEGEIAIEIVKLRTLDKRNSEYFALCLTKDLETPMMVTLGHSSILEDVAFYQYQKQISPLGRSLIFVDADKSKKDPYTVYWKPISDKIKEGGKAYSKIFFCADGIYSLLNINTLQNPETEKYLIQEEFIYQITSTTEIIKERVTRHDVDKTAMLIGNPIFNKVEKSLQQDTTRQSRGSIAKGLNIRLDELPGTETEIKSLEALLKESDWDVEVYTQENAKEALLKGIKKSPSVIHIATHGFFLNSLKNPVSSNPMLRSGLFFTEFSEIQDRTLDDIYLSGIDGILTAYEVATLDLKKTELIILSACQTGVSEVTEGEGISGLQYAFSIAGAKSIVMSLWNVDDEATQKLMTKFYTYWKEGKDRHEAFRKAQLDIMNEFKKPYYWGAFVIVN; translated from the coding sequence ATGACATCTCTATTTAAGTGTTGTTTAATTGTATTACTAGTCTGTGTCTGCAATTTATCTGTAAATGCTTTCGATAATTATATAGAATCTTTTAAAAATAGAGGTGATGGGTTTACTGTAGAAGAAATTAAAAGACTTACAGAACAGGGAGATTTAAATGCAGCCAAATCAATGTCTTTAAATTGGCTACATCAGGAAGAAAAAGTACACGGATCAGGAACAATTCATTCCAATATTCCTTTAATTGTATTGGGAAGAATTTGCTTAATTAGACAAGAGTTTGAAGAATCTTTAGTCTACTTTCAACGAGCTGTAGATATTTTAGACAAAACAACGGGGTGGCTTTACCCAGACTATGCCGTTGCCTTAAACCATTTAGCTACTGTGTATTTACGTTTAGGAGAGATAGAAAAGCCTAAAAAAATTCTTAATGAAGTAGCAAGTATTCATGAAAAAACAATAGACGCGAACAATATAGATCAGAGTTATTATTTATTTAACCTTGGTCTTGGAGCCATGAATGAAGGTGAATTTGATAAGGCTGAAGAGTATTTTTTATCGGCAAAAGAAATTTCACTAATTGTATCATTCAGACGTGTAATAGACCGTAATTTTAGAGAAATTGACATCTTCTTGTCTCATTTATATACCAGAACTTACAGACAAAAAGAAGCCATAGACTTATTGAAAGCACTTCTGGTAGATATGGAAAAAGATAATTGCGAGAAATCTGGTAATTATTCTCGTGCATTATTAGCACTTGGTATTGCTTATAAAGTAGATGGTAAATATGATTTAGCTATTGCATCATTTAAAAAAGCAGAGAAACTCGTTAAGTTTCAAACCAACGAACAACATCTTGCTTATGCATGGATAATGAGAGAGATGGCTAACTTACTAATGTTGCAAACAGATTATAAGGATGCAGAAAAGTTATTATTAACTTCTATCTCTATTTATAAATTAAATAAAAATGAGGAAGCAAGATATGTGAATACTTTAGTAGATCTTGCTAATGTTTATCTAGAAACAGGGAGGTACAAAGAAGCAGAAGATTTATTAGCAAAAGGAAATGAAGTTCTAGGCGAAAAGAAAGAACACAATTATTATTTACAAAATACGATAGCTAGGCTTGCTATAATTCATGGCCAATTTGTGGAGGCAGAGATTGCCCTTACAGAGAATATTGATTTAATGAGGCAGAACAATCAAAGGTATTTAAGAGATTTTACTACATCTGCCTTAGACCTTGTTGAACTGAATATATACCTTGGAAGAACAGAAAAGGCTGAAAATACAATAAAACGAGGTCTCAGTTTTTTAGAAATGATACATCAAGAGGGTTCATTAAATTATATCGATGTAATTACCACAAGAGCATATCTATATTCTGTACAAGGAAAGGGTAAACTTTCTTTAAAAGATTTACTAAGTGCACAAAATTATTTATTAGACAAGTTTGGTAAAGACCATTTAAGCAATGGCGACTTAAATGGATTTTTAGCTTACTATTATGGTAATCTTGGTGATAATGAAAAGGCTGAAGAATATTATCAAGAGGCATTGAGAGTCTTTAAAGCTAAAGTTACCCCACAGGCAGTTCACTATATTAGGGTTCAGAAGTTTTATGCTGACTTTTTAGTAAAGAATAAAAAATATGATGAAGCGATAGCTCTTTATAAATCAACCTATAAAAATACACTTCCAGGAACATTAATAACATCAACATTAGAAGCTGCAATAGCCTATGTTTATGCCTTAAAAGGAGAGTGGAAATTAGCAGAAGAACTAATTATTAAAGGTGTGAAAAATCGTTTTGATTTTTATGACAATACACTCGCTTACTCAAGTACTCAAGAAAAGGAACAATACTTACATAAAACTAGTGATGTGTTCGATACTTTTTATGCTATTCTAAACTTAGAAGGAAACAATGCATCAAAAAGTATGATTGAAAATTGCTATAATCTACAGATTCGTTATCGTGATTTCTTTTTAGAACAAACAAAGCAGCGTTCAAATCATTTAATTAAATACAGGGAAGATAGGCTTAAGCAAGGTTTTCCTAGTTATACTAATTACATGATTAATTTTAGAGGTAGAGTAGCTTCTTTAAATTACTTCTCAAAAGAACAAAGAGAAGAATTAGGTGTAGATCCTTTTAAAATAATTGATAGAATTAATACCCTAGAAAAGTCGTTGGTTTATGCAGCAGATGCTTATACTAATACTGTTACTACAACAAAACTTACAACTTGGAGGGAGATTAAAAGTAAACTGCAAGAAGGTGAAATTGCAATAGAAATTGTAAAGTTGAGAACCTTAGACAAAAGAAATTCTGAGTACTTTGCTTTATGCCTTACCAAGGATTTAGAAACACCAATGATGGTTACTTTAGGGCATAGTAGCATTCTAGAAGATGTAGCATTTTACCAGTACCAAAAACAAATAAGCCCATTAGGAAGGTCATTGATTTTTGTAGATGCTGACAAAAGTAAAAAAGACCCCTATACTGTATATTGGAAACCAATAAGCGATAAGATAAAAGAAGGAGGTAAGGCTTACTCTAAAATATTTTTCTGTGCAGATGGAATCTATAGTTTATTGAATATAAATACACTTCAGAACCCAGAAACTGAAAAATACCTTATTCAAGAAGAGTTTATCTATCAAATAACAAGTACTACAGAAATTATTAAAGAGAGAGTAACAAGGCATGATGTGGATAAAACCGCAATGCTTATTGGTAATCCTATCTTTAATAAAGTAGAAAAGAGCCTGCAACAAGATACGACTAGACAATCTAGAGGTTCTATTGCAAAAGGATTGAATATAAGATTAGACGAGTTACCTGGAACAGAGACAGAAATAAAGTCTTTGGAAGCACTATTAAAAGAAAGTGATTGGGATGTTGAAGTATATACTCAAGAAAATGCAAAAGAGGCATTACTAAAAGGGATAAAAAAATCGCCATCGGTAATACATATTGCTACACATGGTTTCTTCTTAAACTCCCTTAAGAATCCAGTATCTTCTAACCCAATGTTACGGTCTGGCTTGTTTTTTACTGAGTTTTCTGAAATACAAGATCGTACTCTAGATGATATTTACCTATCAGGTATAGACGGAATTTTAACAGCTTATGAAGTAGCAACCCTAGACCTTAAAAAGACAGAATTGATTATTCTTTCTGCTTGCCAAACGGGAGTTTCTGAGGTGACTGAAGGTGAAGGGATTTCTGGTTTACAATATGCGTTTAGTATTGCAGGTGCAAAATCTATAGTAATGAGCTTATGGAATGTAGACGATGAAGCCACTCAGAAACTAATGACAAAATTCTATACTTACTGGAAAGAAGGAAAGGATAGACATGAAGCGTTCAGAAAAGCACAGTTAGATATAATGAATGAATTTAAAAAGCCTTATTATTGGGGTGCATTTGTAATAGTGAACTAA
- a CDS encoding outer membrane beta-barrel family protein, translated as MLRHLLNFSILFLITTSAFAQDENKGQKKSTTSNDRYIIGDNIKIVDGNALDALKLIPAVDVSAEGVVSYRNDQSVQVFLNNRPASQSGEYGPILEQILVGDIEYIDIISNPSARYDADGASGIINIAVKSNNIKNSSANVMIGSAGQDRYDAGIGFQQQDGKFSFNTSYNFKQESRGATMDANLKNFGDNEPLKNTDQTFEGYNGFQKHNFQLGGEYAFNEKNNLSVSTNFVKVDWTRGGDLSTVTTINDGMPDTDFQHNNMDGSKFKGEARVDYIHTTDREGEELAISTAYAAGNVDIDKTLGFYELNNKAATFNNFSFQTDYARNLNRGLRLETGVKTTIRSKSDGLYVENWDDNSESFQPTDSRNNVFNYNEYVAAGYVMVSGTKNKFTYQFGVRAEQTMIRSYLDETPGDVYENNYFKVYPSINLKQDLSDIDNIFFSYSKKVQRPGMRMINPFVDYSNPSYIRQGNPDLDASFMDAFELGYSLDKEKFNFKGSVYYKLNQDPAMWYTHEGEDGVMVNSVENMDKSSSAGIELIADVEVNKWWNVNTNVNIFYAMIDGRNIDPNVYQTSYNWSTTVTSNMKLWKGAQFMMSGTYLSPQKNPQGDVYKRYFINTSISQSIWEGKGSLVLSFDDALDTQRYVMSRSQPTFSEHKTYDWDSRILRVTFRYRLGSNPKKSKNKNGNQQGGSGVVDVF; from the coding sequence ATGCTACGACACTTACTTAATTTTTCAATTTTATTTTTAATCACTACTTCAGCCTTTGCACAAGATGAAAATAAAGGCCAAAAAAAGTCTACAACTAGTAATGACCGTTACATAATTGGAGATAATATAAAAATAGTAGATGGTAATGCATTAGATGCTTTAAAGCTTATTCCAGCTGTAGATGTAAGTGCAGAGGGAGTTGTAAGCTATAGAAATGACCAATCTGTTCAGGTATTTTTGAACAATAGGCCTGCCAGTCAGTCTGGTGAATATGGGCCGATTTTAGAACAAATTTTAGTAGGAGATATTGAATATATTGATATAATTTCGAACCCATCTGCTAGATACGATGCGGACGGAGCTTCTGGAATTATAAACATTGCAGTAAAATCAAATAATATAAAGAACTCTTCTGCCAACGTTATGATTGGTTCTGCTGGTCAAGATAGGTATGATGCCGGAATTGGCTTTCAGCAGCAAGATGGGAAATTCTCATTCAATACTTCTTATAATTTTAAACAAGAATCTAGAGGTGCAACTATGGATGCTAACCTTAAGAATTTTGGAGATAATGAACCATTGAAAAATACAGACCAAACATTTGAGGGGTATAACGGATTTCAGAAACATAATTTCCAATTAGGGGGAGAATATGCTTTTAATGAAAAAAATAACTTGAGTGTTTCTACCAATTTTGTGAAAGTAGATTGGACTAGAGGAGGAGATTTATCTACTGTGACTACTATAAATGATGGAATGCCGGATACCGATTTTCAGCATAACAATATGGATGGATCTAAATTTAAAGGTGAAGCAAGAGTAGATTATATACATACAACAGATAGAGAAGGAGAGGAGTTAGCAATAAGTACAGCTTATGCAGCAGGTAATGTAGATATTGATAAAACATTAGGGTTTTATGAGTTAAACAATAAAGCTGCTACATTTAATAATTTTTCTTTTCAGACAGATTATGCAAGAAATTTAAATCGAGGTCTACGCTTAGAAACGGGTGTTAAAACAACCATACGAAGTAAAAGTGACGGCTTGTATGTTGAAAATTGGGATGATAATTCAGAAAGTTTTCAGCCTACAGATAGTAGAAATAATGTATTTAATTATAACGAATATGTTGCCGCTGGCTATGTGATGGTTTCGGGCACAAAAAATAAATTTACTTATCAGTTTGGAGTTAGAGCAGAACAAACTATGATTAGGTCGTATTTGGATGAAACTCCTGGCGACGTTTACGAAAACAATTATTTTAAAGTTTACCCAAGTATTAATTTAAAGCAAGACTTATCGGACATTGATAACATATTTTTCTCGTACAGTAAAAAGGTACAACGCCCAGGTATGAGAATGATTAACCCTTTTGTAGATTATTCTAATCCAAGTTATATAAGACAAGGTAACCCAGATTTAGATGCTTCTTTTATGGATGCTTTTGAATTGGGCTATAGTTTAGATAAAGAGAAATTCAATTTTAAAGGATCGGTATATTATAAATTAAATCAAGACCCTGCAATGTGGTATACACATGAAGGTGAAGATGGCGTAATGGTGAACAGTGTAGAAAATATGGACAAATCATCTAGTGCCGGTATAGAATTAATTGCAGATGTAGAAGTAAACAAATGGTGGAATGTTAACACCAATGTAAACATTTTTTATGCAATGATTGATGGACGAAATATTGATCCAAATGTATATCAAACAAGTTACAACTGGAGCACGACTGTAACGTCTAATATGAAATTATGGAAAGGTGCTCAATTTATGATGTCGGGCACTTACCTTTCTCCACAAAAGAATCCTCAAGGTGATGTATATAAAAGATATTTTATCAATACATCAATTTCTCAGTCAATTTGGGAAGGGAAAGGTAGTCTAGTACTTTCTTTTGATGATGCTCTTGATACACAACGTTATGTTATGAGTAGAAGTCAACCAACTTTTTCAGAGCATAAAACATACGATTGGGATTCTCGTATTCTAAGAGTCACTTTCCGTTATAGACTAGGATCAAACCCTAAAAAGAGTAAAAATAAAAATGGAAATCAACAAGGTGGAAGTGGTGTAGTAGATGTATTTTAA
- a CDS encoding PepSY-associated TM helix domain-containing protein, with translation MIIRKIHQWLGLVLGVPLIIIGLSGSIYTWQPELTKLMYNDLYSAQETTENLTPLEISSLLEKRNNKRIDTFYFPERERETFIIRFYNEELYHFINPKDGKDLGQMDSRRGIFDSLLKLHMSFFVDGGKYFVAWIALITSILLFTSGIYLWYPKCRKFKKRDFWNWVSIKKKSFAISWHMMIGIYVSVFVIILGLSGPYFTFKKQYVAVLSVVTMTESDKPLEVKSKGAGNVLNIQQTIEEMNKYFTSYYPRSIHLTQDKEKTIYLSWMKDKSLHAGKRERAYMNVDIYSGEPIFVFNPDKASAVDAITNKWIAPIHFGELGGLIHRIINSLAGLGLALLSILGWLLYYKR, from the coding sequence ATGATTATAAGGAAAATACATCAATGGTTAGGTTTAGTATTAGGAGTTCCATTAATAATAATTGGACTTTCTGGAAGCATATACACATGGCAGCCAGAACTAACAAAATTGATGTATAATGATTTATATTCAGCTCAAGAAACAACAGAAAACCTTACTCCGTTAGAAATCTCCTCTTTATTAGAAAAGCGTAATAATAAGAGAATAGATACTTTTTATTTTCCGGAAAGGGAAAGGGAAACATTTATTATTAGATTTTATAACGAAGAACTTTATCATTTTATTAATCCAAAAGATGGTAAAGATTTAGGACAGATGGATTCTAGACGCGGTATTTTTGATAGTTTATTAAAACTACACATGTCTTTCTTTGTAGATGGAGGCAAATACTTTGTGGCTTGGATTGCCTTAATTACATCAATACTACTTTTTACTTCAGGAATCTATTTATGGTACCCTAAGTGTAGAAAGTTTAAGAAAAGAGATTTTTGGAATTGGGTATCCATTAAGAAAAAGAGTTTTGCTATTTCTTGGCATATGATGATTGGGATTTATGTAAGTGTTTTCGTGATAATTTTAGGATTATCAGGACCGTACTTTACCTTTAAAAAACAATATGTAGCGGTACTTTCTGTAGTAACAATGACGGAGAGTGATAAGCCATTAGAAGTAAAATCTAAAGGGGCTGGTAATGTACTTAACATTCAACAGACTATAGAAGAAATGAATAAATACTTCACTTCTTATTACCCAAGATCCATACACCTTACTCAAGATAAAGAAAAAACTATTTACTTATCTTGGATGAAAGATAAATCATTACATGCAGGTAAAAGAGAACGCGCTTACATGAATGTAGATATCTATTCTGGTGAGCCTATATTTGTATTTAATCCAGACAAGGCTTCTGCCGTAGATGCTATTACCAATAAATGGATAGCACCAATTCATTTTGGAGAACTGGGAGGTTTAATTCACAGAATAATTAATTCTTTAGCAGGTTTAGGCTTAGCACTTCTTTCTATATTAGGTTGGTTGCTTTATTATAAAAGATAA
- a CDS encoding DUF350 domain-containing protein, with protein sequence MRELIHFDLEQWGVNLIYVVLFSVVLAFARVFKGLVVKDDVNKELTEKDNVAYGVSMAGYFLGVSIVYIGAMIGPSNGLMNDVIAVLSYSIGGIIAMLISRIINDKLIFSHIVNVKEIVDNRNVSIGLIQTASYVASGLMIASAISGEGGGPVNALVFYLVGQAFLVLYTKGYINASTYNIQEELKAGNLAIAFSVTGKMLAIGLIVMTAIGQEFMGWKQTFLAMFIDGGIMIVLLFLASYLFDKVIIPKSALRHELVEDKNVGIGVLDCCANVMFACLMVFLL encoded by the coding sequence ATGAGAGAATTAATACATTTTGACTTGGAACAATGGGGTGTAAACCTAATATATGTTGTCCTATTTAGCGTGGTACTTGCATTTGCAAGAGTCTTTAAAGGCTTAGTTGTAAAAGATGATGTGAATAAAGAACTTACGGAAAAAGACAATGTAGCTTATGGAGTATCTATGGCAGGGTATTTTTTAGGAGTATCGATAGTATATATTGGGGCAATGATTGGTCCATCAAATGGTTTGATGAATGATGTTATTGCTGTTTTAAGCTATTCTATAGGAGGCATAATTGCAATGTTGATCTCAAGAATTATCAACGATAAATTAATCTTTAGTCATATAGTAAATGTAAAAGAGATAGTTGATAACAGAAACGTTTCGATTGGTCTAATACAAACAGCATCTTATGTAGCTTCTGGTTTAATGATAGCAAGTGCAATTTCTGGAGAAGGAGGAGGGCCTGTAAACGCCTTAGTTTTTTACCTGGTAGGCCAAGCATTTTTAGTGCTCTATACAAAAGGATATATAAATGCATCAACATATAACATACAAGAAGAATTAAAGGCAGGAAACCTTGCAATAGCTTTTAGTGTTACAGGGAAAATGCTAGCAATTGGTCTTATTGTAATGACAGCAATTGGTCAAGAATTTATGGGCTGGAAACAAACGTTTTTAGCCATGTTTATTGATGGCGGAATAATGATTGTTTTATTGTTTTTAGCAAGTTATTTATTTGATAAAGTAATTATACCAAAATCGGCTTTACGACACGAATTAGTAGAAGATAAAAATGTAGGAATTGGTGTTTTAGATTGCTGTGCTAATGTTATGTTTGCATGTTTAATGGTTTTTCTTCTTTAG
- a CDS encoding 4'-phosphopantetheinyl transferase family protein, with protein sequence MEKGYKLVTTSTDAVKGDISLLDGNELKRYKRFIKEQKKEEFLIARTFLKYTLAKELGILPKQLSLSYTDNGKPYLSPIYGEKAIFFNISHSNGYIVIVLSDKEIGVDVEPISQLDESKLKWFLSSQELKEVQSIANDATRKLALFHLFTMKEAFIKATDKTYQLGSFNFWYINKQWVLEVGELHNWKFDLKTIGNEIAIAVCYQ encoded by the coding sequence ATGGAAAAAGGATATAAGCTAGTAACAACGTCTACCGATGCCGTAAAAGGAGATATATCTCTTTTAGATGGTAACGAGTTAAAACGTTATAAACGATTTATTAAGGAACAGAAGAAAGAAGAATTTCTAATTGCTAGAACATTCTTAAAATATACCTTAGCAAAAGAATTAGGTATTCTACCTAAACAATTATCGTTGTCTTATACAGATAATGGTAAGCCTTATTTATCACCTATTTATGGTGAAAAAGCAATATTTTTTAATATTTCTCATAGTAACGGGTACATTGTTATTGTACTTTCTGATAAAGAAATTGGGGTTGATGTAGAACCAATTTCTCAGTTAGATGAAAGTAAATTAAAATGGTTTTTATCATCACAAGAGCTAAAAGAAGTACAATCTATAGCAAATGATGCTACAAGAAAACTAGCATTGTTTCATCTTTTTACAATGAAAGAAGCATTTATAAAAGCCACTGATAAAACATACCAACTAGGAAGCTTTAACTTTTGGTACATAAATAAGCAGTGGGTTTTAGAAGTTGGAGAACTGCACAATTGGAAGTTCGACCTAAAAACGATAGGCAATGAAATCGCTATTGCTGTTTGCTATCAATAA
- a CDS encoding TonB-dependent receptor, which translates to MKSYSFLLLLTFLLVLTNATAQNVGDIIGNVVGDDGNTIIGANVIIQGGNYGDATDVNGNYIIHNVAPGKKKIVITSVGFATQTVEVEVVAGEKTTKNFKLKSAYSELNEVVVSGDLYSDEYLTNATTIGTKVPIHPKELPFALDVLSKYMLDQIEPVRITDAVQYVSGVNQETGFGGRTDIYIIRGFRSERESIFKNGFRNPMRIYRESSNIQQIEIVKGPASALYGVSDPGGTINIVTKAPKSYKHGEVSFTTNSFGMVRPSFDIGGPLDDEGKMKFRLNGAIESGGTYRDFVNTERYFLAPVLTYDISPRTKITVQGEYLNHSQPTDRGVPLYDPNTDTKYSFEPNKSFGDPYNETKNTNNLTQYEVAHQINDKWTFRNAGNMLFTNGARNAVEVSGFVAPDSVKRYYQDQRHSEQYLAMQNEFLGSFNWGSTKHKAVLGVEVAQTTTDMFIQQDKSYDTVSVYNTEYNQLPPNELDMVTTNDYLYTINNYGFYVQDFIELTNWLNVIGGVRYDIYQQEYNNRKNGEITNSTYMGVSPRVGVMGKLTKSISLFTNLSTGFNPQWGNPADKNGNLFDPIVNTSFDFGAKLYFLNDKFNITATYFDLTRNGMLVQDPTDQDFQVQTGVAKSNGIEFDLQGEPLPGWTFMTSYSYTNARITEDTNPDMVGQALLNVAPHMYKLWMNYEIQRGGLKGFGAGVGYNYVSERAAANVPNSEMLPEYNLIEGNLFYRADRWSTTLTVKNLTNTEYYVGSQNYNRVMPGAPRHFVLSFKYLF; encoded by the coding sequence ATGAAGAGTTACAGCTTTTTACTTTTACTTACTTTTTTACTAGTGCTAACAAATGCTACGGCACAAAATGTTGGAGATATTATAGGTAACGTTGTCGGAGATGATGGAAATACCATTATTGGAGCAAATGTTATTATTCAGGGTGGTAATTATGGAGATGCTACAGATGTAAATGGAAATTATATTATCCATAACGTTGCTCCGGGGAAGAAAAAAATAGTAATTACTTCAGTGGGCTTTGCTACTCAAACAGTAGAAGTAGAAGTTGTAGCAGGTGAGAAAACAACAAAGAATTTTAAGCTTAAAAGTGCTTATTCAGAATTAAATGAAGTTGTAGTATCTGGAGATCTATATAGCGACGAATACTTAACGAACGCAACTACTATTGGAACAAAAGTACCAATTCATCCTAAAGAATTACCGTTTGCATTAGATGTTTTATCAAAATATATGCTCGATCAAATTGAGCCTGTAAGAATAACAGATGCAGTACAATATGTAAGCGGTGTAAACCAAGAAACTGGTTTTGGTGGTAGAACTGATATTTATATTATAAGAGGATTTAGATCGGAAAGAGAATCAATTTTTAAAAATGGATTTAGGAACCCAATGCGTATTTACCGTGAGAGTTCTAATATTCAGCAAATAGAAATTGTAAAAGGTCCTGCTTCTGCTTTATATGGTGTTTCTGATCCGGGAGGAACGATTAATATCGTTACAAAAGCACCAAAATCGTATAAGCATGGTGAAGTAAGTTTTACAACAAACAGCTTTGGTATGGTGCGTCCATCTTTTGATATTGGAGGCCCATTAGATGATGAAGGTAAGATGAAATTCCGATTGAATGGAGCAATTGAATCTGGAGGAACTTATAGAGATTTTGTAAATACAGAACGTTATTTTTTAGCACCTGTATTAACGTATGATATTTCGCCAAGAACAAAAATAACTGTACAAGGAGAGTATTTAAATCATTCTCAGCCAACAGATAGAGGTGTTCCTTTGTACGATCCGAACACTGATACAAAATATAGTTTTGAGCCAAATAAAAGTTTTGGAGATCCTTACAACGAAACAAAAAACACCAATAACTTAACGCAATATGAAGTTGCTCATCAGATTAATGATAAGTGGACTTTTAGAAATGCGGGTAATATGTTATTTACAAATGGAGCTAGAAATGCAGTAGAAGTGAGTGGCTTTGTAGCACCAGATTCAGTAAAAAGATATTATCAAGATCAAAGACATTCAGAACAGTATCTAGCAATGCAGAATGAATTTTTAGGTTCATTTAATTGGGGTTCTACTAAACATAAAGCTGTTTTAGGAGTAGAAGTAGCTCAAACAACTACAGATATGTTTATTCAGCAAGATAAAAGCTACGATACGGTATCTGTGTATAATACAGAGTACAATCAGTTACCTCCAAACGAGTTGGATATGGTAACAACAAACGATTATCTATACACTATCAATAACTATGGTTTTTATGTGCAAGATTTTATTGAGCTTACAAATTGGTTAAATGTTATTGGTGGAGTACGCTATGATATTTATCAACAAGAATATAACAATAGAAAAAACGGAGAGATTACCAATAGTACATATATGGGTGTTTCTCCAAGAGTAGGAGTAATGGGTAAATTAACTAAGAGCATCTCATTATTTACAAACTTGTCGACTGGATTTAATCCGCAGTGGGGTAACCCGGCAGATAAAAACGGAAACCTTTTTGATCCTATTGTGAATACATCTTTTGATTTTGGAGCAAAACTTTACTTCTTAAACGATAAGTTTAATATTACAGCTACCTACTTTGATTTAACAAGAAACGGTATGCTTGTACAAGACCCTACGGATCAAGATTTCCAAGTACAAACAGGTGTTGCCAAGAGTAATGGAATTGAATTTGATTTACAAGGAGAGCCTCTTCCTGGGTGGACGTTTATGACTTCTTATTCTTATACAAATGCTAGAATTACAGAAGATACAAACCCAGATATGGTAGGGCAGGCGTTATTAAATGTTGCTCCACATATGTATAAATTATGGATGAACTACGAGATACAAAGAGGTGGTCTTAAAGGTTTTGGAGCAGGAGTTGGTTATAATTATGTTTCTGAAAGAGCTGCAGCAAATGTGCCTAATTCAGAGATGTTACCGGAGTATAATTTGATCGAAGGTAATTTATTTTACAGAGCCGATCGTTGGTCAACAACATTAACAGTTAAGAACTTAACAAATACAGAATATTATGTAGGTTCGCAAAACTACAATAGAGTTATGCCTGGAGCACCTAGACATTTTGTTTTAAGCTTTAAGTATTTATTCTAA